Within the Iodidimonas sp. SYSU 1G8 genome, the region AATCAAACGCATATATGAATCGACTTGAACGCAAATCTTAGCATTCGGGGGCCTCGCCCGGACCATATCTAGACTCGGTCAGAAGTTGGCGCGCAGAGAAAGCTGCACCACATTTTCCGTCTGGTCGCGAACATTGACGTTCGAATCGAGGGTCGAAAAGATATAGGCCAACTCGGCCTGGGCATATTTCGAGAAGTCGTAATGGATTTCGGCGCGTACACCGTAGAAATTATCGACCCGGCTTGGGCCCAGATCGAAATCGGTATGACGGTGGCGCAACTGCAGCACCGCGCGCAGGCGTTCGTTCAGACGGCGTGAAAGACGACTCTTGATGTCGTATTCATGCACTTCCCGGCCGGTCGTGTCGAACACCCGCTCTTCGTAATAGGCTCGCGTGTCGAAGGTCGTGCGGCGGTGATCGTACTGGAAATTCACTTCCAGACGATTGCTGCGGAACGTGTCGTTCTCGACGCCGAACACGATGTCGTCGGGATCGAGAATGCTGCCGAAATCGCTGACGAAGAAATCGAAGTCGTTGAACTGCCCGTCCTCGTTGATATCGGCGAAGCGCCGCTGGGTCGTGGTGATCTCGTGCTTGTAGCTGAGCCCCACCTTGAAGCGCTTGCGGCGATACATCGCCTCGGCACTGAAGGAGGTATCGCCGTCCATCTTGCCGTAACGCACGGTGACGTCGGTATTACGGGTCGGATTGAACCGCAGGCCCGCATCCCAGACAAAATCGTCGATGTTCTCGCTGAGATCGGGATCCTCGATCTTCTCCCAGCCGGCCGAACCGACGAGCCCGAGCCAGCGCACGAAGCGGTACTCGGCCTCGGCGCGGGCGAGGATTTCCCGGGACTGCCGTCCATCGCCGCGGCTGCGATCGTCATAGCGTCCAAGCAGGTTCCAGCGCAGCCGGCCGAGGCGATCGCCGCTATCCGCGCGGACTTCGCCCGTATGGCTGAGATAATTGTCGATGAAGCGCGGCGTCGGATCGTTCGCCTTGGGCTGCGACACGGTGACGTAGCGCAGCCGGTACATCCAGCGCATATCGGCGATATCGAAGAGCCGGTGCACGAAATAGGGCTCGACCGTATAGGACTGCGTCTGACGCCGATTGATGGAATAATTGTCGGACGAGAAGGTCACGGACTGCGTGTTGTCGACGAAGGGTTCGGCGATGATGCCTGTCGCGTCGATGTAGAAATGATCCTCGATCGGCTCGATGCGCAGTTTCGACGTGAGATGATTGCGCCACTCGGTCCGGCCATCGCGCGAGAACTGGAGGAAGCTGCCCTCGTAGTCGGCCTGGAACTTCAGCCTTTTGCCGTCGACCTCGACGGCAAGCCCGGGATTGACCCGGAACACCACGTCGGATTCCTTGCCCGGATTGTCCAGGTCCACATTGTCGGTATAGCTGACCTGGGCGTCCATGCGCGGCGTCACGCGCCATTTCGCGGCGGTGGCGGCATGCGCGGCGGCCAGCGCCGACCCCGCGACGACGGATATTACAATAAGACGTTTCGGGTCTCTGACCCGGCGGCGAGTCACACCCAGCGCCCTCCCCCCAAGAACGCCAAGGCTAGCTCCTATAGTACTCGTAATAGGACCCGAATCTGACCTTGCCGCCCATGAAGCGGGACTTATTCAACAGCATGCTGATGTTGCGGCAGTCGCTGATCAGCGACAGCGCTTCCATCACCTGGGTCTCCCTTGTCCGGTCGGCCTCGACCACGAAAAGGATCTGGCCCATGCGGGCCGCGAGCACGCCGGGCGCGCTGCTGGCGAGCACGGGCGAGCTGTCGAAGATCACGATACGGTCATGATAGCGCCGCGCCATTTCCTGGAGCAGGGCCGCCATCTTGTCGCTGGACAGCAACTCGGTCGCGCCGGGATGGGGCCGGCCGGCCGGCAGCACGGTCAGATTGTCGATATTGGTGCGCAACAGGCAGTCCGCCACATCGAGGCGGTCGTCGACCAGCACGTCGATGAGGCCCTTGTCCGCCTCGATATCAAGGGCGCTGAGCAACTGGGGCCGCGCCACGTCGGCATCGACGAGCATGACCGTCAGATCCCGCTCGGACGCGATGCTGAGCGCCAGATTGATGGAACAGAAGGTCTTGCCCTCGCCCGGCTGGGTACTGGTCACCATCAGCAGATTGCCGTTGGGAATCAGGTCCGGGCTGCTTGGCAGCGCCTTGCGCAGCAATTGCCGCTTCACGATGCGGAACTCTTCCGCGACGCGGGTCGGCGCATCATCCGGCACGATGAAACCACCCTGGCGCAACCGGTCCAGATCAATCATCGCCGATTGGGACCGGCGGCGCTCCCGCGGGGTCCGGCCTTCGGTCGCCGTTGGCTGAGCGTGGGGCTGGAGCTGGCGGAACGGCACCGCCTGCGGCGCAGGCTGCTCGACGACAGGGGGAGCCGCCTGATCCGTGGACGGAGCGCCGCGGGGAACCGAGGCGATGATTTCGGGCCGGAACGGCGGCCGGACCGCTTCCGTTTCAGGCGCCGACGGAATCGTCACTGGACCGGCGTCCGGCGACTGCGCCAACGGCGGCTCGACCGGAGATGGCTCAGCCGGAAGCTCGGTGTGGGGCTGCTGGCTCTGCGGCGCCGGCGCCGCGGGGACGGCCGCTGCGTCCGCGTTGATCGACTCCCCATCTTCCGGGGATTTTTCGGGCTGCCTCTCCTCCGGACGCTCAGGTTCCAGAGAAAAGGCCGAAGAAATCCGTTGGGCTGCGCGTTCGATCAGGCTTCTGCTCGACTCCTGCGCACCCATCAACCCGTTCCCCACAGCGCCACTGGTCCGATCCGGTAGGTCATGACGAATACATATGCCACAATAAGACCGACCAGGACGACAGAGAAAGACGCGATCTCGACCCTTTTCCGCCGACTGTAACTATCGAACGACACTGCCGAAATGGTGCCGAGCACCGGAAGATCGAAACTGGCGCGCAGGCGGTTCGCGGTGGAGAAGGTGTGATGGACCTGGCTGAGCAGGAATGCCACGCCCAGACCGGCGCCGAGCCCGACCAGCAGGGACGCGGACAGCAAGGCGGCGCGGTTGGGGCTGCTGGGGCCACGCGGCAGATCCGGCGGCTCGATGACGCGGAACTGCACCTTGTCGGTCTTGCCTTCCAGATCCTGTGTGATCCGCGCGGACTCGCGGCGCTGCAACAGATCTTCGTACTTCTTCTTCACGATATCATAGTCACGATCCAAGCGAAGCAACTCGGCCTCGACATTCGGGACCGTCTTGGCGAGCTCGTCCAATTGGGCGATCATCTGCTCCTGCTCGGCCATGCGCGCACGCAAGCTGGCGATCGCCGTGTCGGTTTCCACCAGCTTGACCTGAATCTGCTCCCATACGGGATTGACCATGGTCGCGTTCGGATTGAGCGGGCTTTCCTCGCCGCCATCATTGGAGGCCGCCGCCGTCGCCTTCTCCTGATTGAACGTCTCGATGGCCTTGTCCAGTGACTCCTGCGCGGCGATCACGTCGGGATGAACAGGCGTGTATCCCATCGCGTCCAGTTCGGCCAGCTTCCGACGCATCTCGGCGACCTGGTCTCCTGACGTGAAGGAATCCTTGTTGGTCCCGCCCGCGGTTCGGATGGCGATGAACTTTGGCACGTTCACCGCCTGCTTGCCCAATTCGGTGCGGGTCAGCACCGCGTCGTTGTACTGACGCCGGCGATCGACCAGTTCGCTCTTCTCGCGCTGCATGCGCGCATAGTAGTTGTCGTCACCGGGAAGCATGCCGATGTTATCGCGGCGGAACGTGGCGCGGCGCTGTTCGGCCTCGGACAGCTGCTGCTCGTAATCCCGGATCTGTTCGTCCAGGAAGCGACGCGCCTGGGAAATGTCCTGGCGGCTCAGACCGAGATTGCTCTCGACGAAGATGGTCAACAGCGACTGGACCACACGCTGGGCCTTCTGACGATCGTGATCCTCATAGGACAGGCGGAACAGGTTGGGGGCCACGGGCGTCAGCTGCACCTTGCTGCGGATCTGGTTGGCCATGGCGGCGACCTGAGCGTCGCTGGTGGCGCCGAGATCCAGATCGGACATGCGCAGCACGCGTTCCATGTTGGGACGGCTGAGCAGCGTCTGCTGCATCACCTGAACCTGCCGGTTGACATCGACGGCGACGGTCACGCCCTCGAGCAGGTCCTTCAGCATGGTGTCGGTGTCGATGTAGATCTGGGCCGAGGATTCATATTTGTCGGGAATGGAGGTGACGTACATCCATCCGCCCAGCGTCACCAGCCAGGCGACGCCTAACGCATACCAGCGCCTAAGCCAGAGCGACCTGAGCAGGAGAAGCAGTTGTACATAGTTATCGTTCATGATTCGTCTTCGGAGCCGTTGAGCTTCTAAAGCCCCTTCCTCGTTAGGTTTATCGCGCTCCCATTCGCGAACCCGTTGATAGGCCAGTATACCGCGAAAGCGGCGGAACCGACAGTAGGGCCTTTGGAGAGTTCCCTCACGCCGGAAAACATCCGAACCGGACGCCTTCCCCTCGTGTTCTCCAGGGCGACAACCGCCAACTTCCTAACGAACAATTCCTCGACTATGTGTGGCTGCCCAGCCGCTCAGAAAAAGCTTTCCGGGATGATGATCACATCGCCGGGATTGATTTTCACATTGGCGGAGGTGTCACCATCACGGATCAGGTCGCTGATCCGTACAGTGTACTCCTCCTGCTTGTTCTCCTGTACGTTGTAACGCACGAGCGTGGACCTGTTGCCGGCGGCATATTCCGTCAGTCCGCCCACGCTGATCATCACATCGAGCAATGTCATGTTGGAGCGGAACGGGATCGCCTGCGGCTCGGTTGCCTCGCCGACGACGCGCACCTGCTGCGCGAACGGGCCGGTGAATCCCGAGACGATCACGGTCACGATCGGGTTGCGAATATACTTGGAGAGCGCCTGTTCGATATCGCGCGCCAGCTGCGTCGGCGTTTTGCCGGTGGCGGCCAGATCCTCGATCAGGGGGACCGAAATACGGCCATCGGGGCGCACGGTCACGGTCGTCGTGACTTCCTGGTTGCGCCAGACGAAGACGTTGATGGTGTCGAGGGGACCGATGATGTAATCCGGCCCGGGCCCTTCATTGGGGGAGACGAATTCGGCGGAGGGCAGCGAACCATGGCGGGCACCGCAGGCGGCGACCAACAGGACCATGACCCCCAGAATGATTGACCGCGTCACGTTCTTCACAATTCCGACCGTCAAGCCGACTTCCCTCGCCTAGTAACCTGGTTACCAAGACACCGCCCCAAGACGACGTCATTCCGAGCAGCGGATGTGTAGCCCACCAAGATGCCAGCACTTCTCGGAACACTTGATCCGAGGATATACTGACAATTCCTTTGTTTCACTAGCAAATTGTGTATTCCGGGTATGCTCCGGAGCGACGCAGGCCGTGGCGGATTCGACCCTGCCGGTCAATCCAGGAAGACCTCCACCGGCGCCGCGTGGCCCAGAAACGCGCCTGGACTGGCCGACGGGCCATAGGCGCCGGACTGGAACACGATAAAAAGATCTCCCACGTCAGCCCTCGGCAGCCCCACATTGTCCCCAAGACGGTCGAGGGGCGTGCACAAGCAGCCCACGACATCCACCGTCTCCTCCGGCGCACGGCCGATCCCGCCATCGATCGCGACGGGATAATTCTTGCGGATCACCTGACCGAAATTGCCCGAGAGCGCCAGGTGATGGTGCAGGCCGCCATCGGTCACCAGGAAAGTCTTGCCGCGCGAGACCTTCCGGTCGACGATCCGGGAAACATAGACGCCGGCCTCGCCCACCAGGTAGCGGCCCAGTTCAATCGCGAAGACGGCCTGCGGCAATGCCTGCCGCGCCGGGATCAGCATCTCGGTCAGCGCCGCGCCGACGCGGGCAAGATCCAGCGGCGTCTCGCCGGGGAAATACGGTATGCCGAAGCCGCCGCCCAGATTGACGTAGCGGACCGGAGATGGCGCGGCCTCGGCGAGCCGGAGCGCAAGCTCGACCGTGCTGCGCAAGCAATCAATCAGGATGTCCCCGCCGAGCACCTGGGAGCCCGCGAAGATATGGAATCCGGCGAAATCCAGCGGCAGTCCGGCAAGCTCGGCCAGCAGCGCGGGCACTTGTTCCTCGTCCACGCCGAAGGGTTTGGCGCCGCCGCCCATGCGCATGCCCGATTGCCGCGTCTCGAACAGCGGGTTGACGCGCACGGCGACCCGTGGACGGCGGCCCAGCGCGGCGCCGATAGCCGCCAGCCGGCGCATCTCGCCGGCCGATTCCAGATTGACCGTCACGCCGGCGCTGGCCGCCGCGGTCAGTTCGGCATCGGTCTTGCCCGGTCCGGCGAAGCTGATCCGCGCCGGGGCAGTCTGGCTCGCCAGCGCCCGGTCCAGTTCGCCGCCGGACGCCACATCCAGGCCATCCACGAGGCGGGCGAGATGAGCGATCACTTCCGGCATGGGATTGGCCTTGATCGCATAGTGGAGATGCAAGCCGTCCGGCATGACGGCGCGCAGCGCCGCCACACGCCTTGCCATCAGGCGTCCGTCATAGGCGAACAGCGGCGTGCCCCGCGCGGCAGCGATCTCCGCCAGCCGCGTGCCGGCCACCAGCAGCGCGTGATCGCGGACCTCGAAATCGCCGGGTGGCATACCGGTCACGGCGTCCTCCCGAACATGCCCGCCATCTCAGCCGTCAATCCCACGCGGTCGATCTTGCCATTCGGATTTCTCGGCAGCGCCTCGCGCAGGATGATCGCCTTGGGCACCATGTAGGACGGCAGCTGCGCCCGGCAGTACGCCAGCACGTCATCCGCGGAGACGGCGTCCTCGTCACGCAGCGTGATCAGACCCACGATGGCCTGCCCCAGCGACGGATGCGGCAGGCCCAGCGCGATGGCCTCGGCGACGCCTTCGGCCTCGAAGAGCACATCCTCGATCTCGGTCGGGCTCACCCGGTAACCGGAGGTCTTGATCATGTTGTCCTGCCGCTCGACGAAGTAGAGATATCCCTCCTCGTCGCGGATGACCGTATCGCCGGACCAGACGGCGGGAGCCGTCACGCCGAACGTCTCCGGCAGCGGCCGGAAGCGGCGTGAGGTGCGCTCCGGATCGTTCCAGTACCCTTGCGCCACAAGCGGGCCGCTATGGACCAGTTCGCCCGGCTCGCCCGGCGCCGCCGGCCGTCCGTGGGCATCGACGACATCGATACGGGCATAAGGGATCGCCATGCCGATGGAGTCGGGACGTGTATCGACCTGGTCCGGGTCCAGATAGGTCGACCGGAACGCCTCGGTGAGACCGTACATCAGGTAGATCCGCGTCGATGGCGCGCGGGCGCGGATCGCGTCGATGGCATGCCGCGGCATCCGGCCACCCGAATTGGTGACGTAGCGCAGGGTCGCGGCGATCTCCGGCGGCCAGTCCAGACCCAACACCTGCAGCCAGAGTGGCGGCACACAGGCAAGGCCCGTGATGCGCTCGCGGACCAGCACATTGATGATATCCTGCGGGAACAGGTGGTTGATCAGAACAGCGGTCGCGCCGCTCAGGAACGCCGTCGAGACCTGCGAGAGGCCATAGTCGAAACTTAGCGGCAACGCGCACAGGATCCTGTCCTCGGCATGGTTGCCGAGATAGGACGCGACGCTGCGGGCACCGGTGACGAGGTTGCGGTGAGACAGCATCACGCCCTTGGGCAGGCCGGTGCTGCCGGAGGTGTAGAGGAGCGCGGCGAGATCGTCGGGCGCCGGGTGTCCGATGGCGTCGGATGTCTTGGCCAGGAACGCATCCCAACCGGTCTCGACGGTCACGACGTGCCTGATCGTCTCGGGCAGGCCGCCCGCGTCGGCGCGGAGCGCGGCCAAGCGGTCCGCCGAGGTCACGAGGATGGCGGCCCCTGAGTCGGACAGGATATGATTGACCTGCCGGGCCTTGAGCACCGGATTGACCGGCACGAAAACGCCGCCCGCGCGCGCCGCGGCGAACAGCGATATGACGGTCTCGAACGATTTGGGCAGGTAGACGGCGACGCGCTCGCCCGCCCGCAACCCGTGGGCGAGAAACGCCCCGGATGCACGCCGGATTTCGCGGGCTGCCGCCACATAGGTCAGCGACTCCGGTCCGAGGCGCAGCGCCTCGCCCAGCGGATTGAGCGTCAGACCGCGCTCGATGAGGTCGCCAAATAGCATGATGAAGCGGGTGCCTTCACGCAGTAGGGTAACCAGTGTCCATACCCGGCAGCTTGTTAGACGAATGACCGTCATAGTGGAAGAGTTTCGCGATGTTGCGCGCATGCCGGCGCGCTTCGGCCCGCTGTTTGCCCGTCACGAAGCGCGCAGCATCTTCCTGACCCGCGACTGGTTCGCCCTGCTTCCGGCCTGCGGATTCGAGAGGAACAGCGCGCTGGCCTTCATGGCGGCCAGCGCGCCGTCGGGCGAACCGCTCGCCGTCCTGCCTCTGGCTTTTTCCGGAGCAGGCGCTTCCTCGCTGGCCAATTTCTATTCCCTTCGCTTCGCGCCGCTGCTGAACGAGGATGCATCACCGGGGCTCAGGATCGAGGCCCTCGCCGCCATCGGCGCCGACCTGAAGCGGCGCTGCACCCTGGTCCACCTGAAACCCATGGCGGGCGACGACCCATCCCTGCCCTTGATGAACGAGGCGTTTCGCCGCGCCGGTTTCCTGGTGGACAGCCACGCCGGATCACCGATGCGCTATCGCGACACGGCCGGGTTGAGCGGGTCGGACTTTGCCGCGCAGCTCGGCTCGCGCCTGCGAAACAGCATCCGGCGCAACATGAAGGTCCGTGAACCGTCCGATGGCTTCTCGCTGTTCACCGCGCAGGAGGACACCGCGCGAGGCATCGGTCTTTTTGAAGCCGTCTACGCCCGAAGCTGGAAGGGCGCCGAGCCGTTTCCCGCCTTCATGCCGGCATTCGCCGCCATGCTGGCCCGCCGCGGCGCGCTCCGGCTGGGCGTGTGGGAGATCGACGGCCGGCCCGCGGCGGCGCAGCTCTGGATCGTTCACGAACGTCAGGCCACCATCTACAAGCTGGCGCATGACCCGGACTATGACGACCTGTCCGTCGGGTCGGCGCTGACCCTGCGCATGTTCCAAGAAGTCCTCGACCGCGACAGCCCCGCGCGGATCGACTTCGGCCTCGGCGACGAGCCGTTCAAGAGCGACTGGACGCCGTGCCGCGCGGACGGGCTCGGCTGGCTCGCCTTCAATCCATCGACCGTCACCGGACTGCTGCAGGCGGCAAGACACCGCGCCGGGCGCCTTTTCAGCTTATCAGGCGGACGGAACGGTGTATAAACCCGAAAATTTCGACAGGGCGACCATGGCCACCATCGACAAAGTTCGCGACGTGCTGGGAGAGACACTGGGGCTGGGTGACCGGACAGCCTCCATGCTCGCCTCCACGCCGCTTCTGGGAAATCTGCCGGAGCTCGACTCCATGGCGGTGGTGGAAATCGTCACCCGTCTCGAAGCGGATTTTCAGATCAGGATCCACGATGACGAGATCAGCGCCGAGACCTTCGCGACGCTCGGCAGCCTGACTGGCTTCATCGAGGGAAAACTCTAGCCGCGACGGGGCCAGCGCCAGTGAAGGCCGAGTTCATTGCCGGTCCAAGGGGCGAACTCTTCACCCTGTACTTTCCGACTGCGCCTGGCGTGACGCCACGCGGCGCCATGGTGTTCGTCCCACCCTTCGCCGAGGAAATGAATCGGGCGCGCGCCACGGTCACCGCGCAGGCGCGGGCCTTCGCGTCGGTCGGCGTCGCCGTTCTCGTGCTGGATCTCTACGGCACGGGTGACAGCGAAGGCGCCTTCGCCGACGCCCGCTGGGAAACCTGGCGCGAGGACGTGCGGGTCGCCGGCCAGTGGCTGCGCGATGCCGGGCATGGCCAGGTCGGTCTCTGGGGTTTGCGATTGGGTGCCCTGCTGGCGGTGGACACGGTTTTCGATGCGCCGGATTCCTTCGACTTCATCCTGCTGTGGGAGCCCGTCCTGTCCGGAAAGGCGTTCATGGACCAGTTCCTGCGGATCGGTATCGCCGAAGGGCTCGAAGCCGGTGGCCGCAGCATCACGCTCAACGAATTACGCTTGAAGCTGAGCCGCACGGAACCCGTGGAAGTCGCCGGCTATGTGGTCTCACGAATTCTGACTCACGCCATCGACAGGTCGGACATGATCCTGCTGGCCGAGGCATTGCGGGTGCCGCTCACCTGGCTCGACGTCTCGCCTCCCGGCCCCGACCGCCGCGATGCCATCGACGAGATCATGCGTGTCTGCGGCGCGGCGGGCGTGAGCATCGATTACCGGGAAGTCCGCGGTCAGCCCTTCTGGGCGGTCCAGAACGCCGCAGCCAGCCCGTCGCTGATCGAGACGACACTCAGCGCGGTCGCGGATACCCATGGCCCAGTCTGAGGAACGCAGTCTCGTCTTCATGGCCGACGGGACGCTTCTCGTCGGCGTGCTCCACCTGCCCGAAGAAGACACCGCGCGCGCGGTCCTGATCGTGCCGGGGGCGCCGCAAACCCGGGTCGGGCCGCACCGGCTGTTCGTCGATCTGGCCCGGCAACTGACCGCGCACGGCGTCGCCGTGATGCGGATGGACCGCCGCGGGTTTGGTGACAGCAGCGGCCCGCAGGTCGAGTTCGAGAATGCCGGCGCCGACATCGCCGCCGCCGTCGCGGCGCTGCGGAACGCGCAACCCGGCATTCGCTCGGTGTGCGTCATGGGTCTGTGCGACGGCGCCAGCGCCGCGCTGCTGCATGCCACGGTAATTCCCGGCGTCGACGAACTCATCCTGATCAATCCCTGGGCGCGAACGGACGGCGGGGAAGCCAGAGCGGTGCTGCAGGCCTATTACCTGCCCCGCCTGCTGCGCTGGCGGCGCTGGCTGGCCGTCATGACCTCCTATGCCCGGATGCGCGGCGCCCTGGGCAGCCTTGCCACCGCGGTCGTCGATGCGGTCAGGACCAGCGCGAAACCCGGGGGACAACCCGAGTTCATCGCCGCCATGCTGGGAAACTGGGTGTCCTTCAAGGGCCGCTCCCTCGTGATCCTGAGTGACCGGGACCTTACC harbors:
- a CDS encoding TIGR03016 family PEP-CTERM system-associated outer membrane protein: MTRRRVRDPKRLIVISVVAGSALAAAHAATAAKWRVTPRMDAQVSYTDNVDLDNPGKESDVVFRVNPGLAVEVDGKRLKFQADYEGSFLQFSRDGRTEWRNHLTSKLRIEPIEDHFYIDATGIIAEPFVDNTQSVTFSSDNYSINRRQTQSYTVEPYFVHRLFDIADMRWMYRLRYVTVSQPKANDPTPRFIDNYLSHTGEVRADSGDRLGRLRWNLLGRYDDRSRGDGRQSREILARAEAEYRFVRWLGLVGSAGWEKIEDPDLSENIDDFVWDAGLRFNPTRNTDVTVRYGKMDGDTSFSAEAMYRRKRFKVGLSYKHEITTTQRRFADINEDGQFNDFDFFVSDFGSILDPDDIVFGVENDTFRSNRLEVNFQYDHRRTTFDTRAYYEERVFDTTGREVHEYDIKSRLSRRLNERLRAVLQLRHRHTDFDLGPSRVDNFYGVRAEIHYDFSKYAQAELAYIFSTLDSNVNVRDQTENVVQLSLRANF
- a CDS encoding XrtA-associated tyrosine autokinase — its product is MTIPSAPETEAVRPPFRPEIIASVPRGAPSTDQAAPPVVEQPAPQAVPFRQLQPHAQPTATEGRTPRERRRSQSAMIDLDRLRQGGFIVPDDAPTRVAEEFRIVKRQLLRKALPSSPDLIPNGNLLMVTSTQPGEGKTFCSINLALSIASERDLTVMLVDADVARPQLLSALDIEADKGLIDVLVDDRLDVADCLLRTNIDNLTVLPAGRPHPGATELLSSDKMAALLQEMARRYHDRIVIFDSSPVLASSAPGVLAARMGQILFVVEADRTRETQVMEALSLISDCRNISMLLNKSRFMGGKVRFGSYYEYYRS
- a CDS encoding XrtA system polysaccharide chain length determinant — translated: MNDNYVQLLLLLRSLWLRRWYALGVAWLVTLGGWMYVTSIPDKYESSAQIYIDTDTMLKDLLEGVTVAVDVNRQVQVMQQTLLSRPNMERVLRMSDLDLGATSDAQVAAMANQIRSKVQLTPVAPNLFRLSYEDHDRQKAQRVVQSLLTIFVESNLGLSRQDISQARRFLDEQIRDYEQQLSEAEQRRATFRRDNIGMLPGDDNYYARMQREKSELVDRRRQYNDAVLTRTELGKQAVNVPKFIAIRTAGGTNKDSFTSGDQVAEMRRKLAELDAMGYTPVHPDVIAAQESLDKAIETFNQEKATAAASNDGGEESPLNPNATMVNPVWEQIQVKLVETDTAIASLRARMAEQEQMIAQLDELAKTVPNVEAELLRLDRDYDIVKKKYEDLLQRRESARITQDLEGKTDKVQFRVIEPPDLPRGPSSPNRAALLSASLLVGLGAGLGVAFLLSQVHHTFSTANRLRASFDLPVLGTISAVSFDSYSRRKRVEIASFSVVLVGLIVAYVFVMTYRIGPVALWGTG
- a CDS encoding XrtA/PEP-CTERM system exopolysaccharide export protein → MKNVTRSIILGVMVLLVAACGARHGSLPSAEFVSPNEGPGPDYIIGPLDTINVFVWRNQEVTTTVTVRPDGRISVPLIEDLAATGKTPTQLARDIEQALSKYIRNPIVTVIVSGFTGPFAQQVRVVGEATEPQAIPFRSNMTLLDVMISVGGLTEYAAGNRSTLVRYNVQENKQEEYTVRISDLIRDGDTSANVKINPGDVIIIPESFF
- a CDS encoding pyridoxal-dependent decarboxylase, exosortase A system-associated, producing MPPGDFEVRDHALLVAGTRLAEIAAARGTPLFAYDGRLMARRVAALRAVMPDGLHLHYAIKANPMPEVIAHLARLVDGLDVASGGELDRALASQTAPARISFAGPGKTDAELTAAASAGVTVNLESAGEMRRLAAIGAALGRRPRVAVRVNPLFETRQSGMRMGGGAKPFGVDEEQVPALLAELAGLPLDFAGFHIFAGSQVLGGDILIDCLRSTVELALRLAEAAPSPVRYVNLGGGFGIPYFPGETPLDLARVGAALTEMLIPARQALPQAVFAIELGRYLVGEAGVYVSRIVDRKVSRGKTFLVTDGGLHHHLALSGNFGQVIRKNYPVAIDGGIGRAPEETVDVVGCLCTPLDRLGDNVGLPRADVGDLFIVFQSGAYGPSASPGAFLGHAAPVEVFLD
- a CDS encoding acyl-CoA ligase (AMP-forming), exosortase A system-associated; the encoded protein is MLFGDLIERGLTLNPLGEALRLGPESLTYVAAAREIRRASGAFLAHGLRAGERVAVYLPKSFETVISLFAAARAGGVFVPVNPVLKARQVNHILSDSGAAILVTSADRLAALRADAGGLPETIRHVVTVETGWDAFLAKTSDAIGHPAPDDLAALLYTSGSTGLPKGVMLSHRNLVTGARSVASYLGNHAEDRILCALPLSFDYGLSQVSTAFLSGATAVLINHLFPQDIINVLVRERITGLACVPPLWLQVLGLDWPPEIAATLRYVTNSGGRMPRHAIDAIRARAPSTRIYLMYGLTEAFRSTYLDPDQVDTRPDSIGMAIPYARIDVVDAHGRPAAPGEPGELVHSGPLVAQGYWNDPERTSRRFRPLPETFGVTAPAVWSGDTVIRDEEGYLYFVERQDNMIKTSGYRVSPTEIEDVLFEAEGVAEAIALGLPHPSLGQAIVGLITLRDEDAVSADDVLAYCRAQLPSYMVPKAIILREALPRNPNGKIDRVGLTAEMAGMFGRTP
- a CDS encoding GNAT family N-acetyltransferase — protein: MTVIVEEFRDVARMPARFGPLFARHEARSIFLTRDWFALLPACGFERNSALAFMAASAPSGEPLAVLPLAFSGAGASSLANFYSLRFAPLLNEDASPGLRIEALAAIGADLKRRCTLVHLKPMAGDDPSLPLMNEAFRRAGFLVDSHAGSPMRYRDTAGLSGSDFAAQLGSRLRNSIRRNMKVREPSDGFSLFTAQEDTARGIGLFEAVYARSWKGAEPFPAFMPAFAAMLARRGALRLGVWEIDGRPAAAQLWIVHERQATIYKLAHDPDYDDLSVGSALTLRMFQEVLDRDSPARIDFGLGDEPFKSDWTPCRADGLGWLAFNPSTVTGLLQAARHRAGRLFSLSGGRNGV
- a CDS encoding acyl carrier protein, coding for MYKPENFDRATMATIDKVRDVLGETLGLGDRTASMLASTPLLGNLPELDSMAVVEIVTRLEADFQIRIHDDEISAETFATLGSLTGFIEGKL
- a CDS encoding hydrolase 2, exosortase A system-associated, giving the protein MKAEFIAGPRGELFTLYFPTAPGVTPRGAMVFVPPFAEEMNRARATVTAQARAFASVGVAVLVLDLYGTGDSEGAFADARWETWREDVRVAGQWLRDAGHGQVGLWGLRLGALLAVDTVFDAPDSFDFILLWEPVLSGKAFMDQFLRIGIAEGLEAGGRSITLNELRLKLSRTEPVEVAGYVVSRILTHAIDRSDMILLAEALRVPLTWLDVSPPGPDRRDAIDEIMRVCGAAGVSIDYREVRGQPFWAVQNAAASPSLIETTLSAVADTHGPV
- a CDS encoding hydrolase 1, exosortase A system-associated; this translates as MAQSEERSLVFMADGTLLVGVLHLPEEDTARAVLIVPGAPQTRVGPHRLFVDLARQLTAHGVAVMRMDRRGFGDSSGPQVEFENAGADIAAAVAALRNAQPGIRSVCVMGLCDGASAALLHATVIPGVDELILINPWARTDGGEARAVLQAYYLPRLLRWRRWLAVMTSYARMRGALGSLATAVVDAVRTSAKPGGQPEFIAAMLGNWVSFKGRSLVILSDRDLTATAFDDVVRQTLSWPVLMRSTRAEVAHIRDADHTFSSRKQKALLAGCITAWLETESGS